The uncultured Desulfuromonas sp. genome has a segment encoding these proteins:
- a CDS encoding AsmA family protein, with protein MGNRVLKYLSIFALLSVFVLAGLVIAAHFLVTPERIRDAIVPVLEQKLQRKVHLAGVDVSLFSGVTLSHLAVVDPDNEELLVSADKVVLRYQLWPLLMQRVVIDEVRIEHPKLNVERRGAGAWNLTFLPSPSEPTADVQSASLVPSVVEAGIDLLVSDLSISQGEVIFKDYTFGTTAHIYKLTQFDLRLGNVSFDRDSSIILWGKFNGAPVDIEGTFALGTGRFDLELVTDGLDLIPLQPYYRHYLDGRLDGLILDAELHVHGGLEESLQVSGQVVARDLDLVLNGLKSWPLQGRQIDFDVDLGLDAARQRLDVAALTIDLNGIQLKARGAVSELNAQPVVALNVTTPQWSLRRLVQELPRSLSRDLAGYDPAGTVDGEWTLQGVLSQGKGLLKQGRLELSSVQLSVDTWRPRFDGQLDLTDRVLDGRDLSIALGDNRLSVSLHSDDWQRTTPRFTVQLRSDLFDATPQSSGTSVRIAETSSGPGTSGTGGSAVYRQQHEPGPVHLPMAVSGDVAIEQLQWNQVRVDGLRGHFALDHNVLSVDSLVGRLASGTFRCDGQVDLGRQGFVYQGHGEARDINLDAFVAQIQPEKQGTLFGTAQLKMDFKGAGTQSLRIQQNLAGSGEYAIADGRMEGTALMKQLASLLVLPEFSVFSFRQGEGTFTLQTGGQLDYVSQFSGSRSRLKSQGTVQLNKEIASTLDVYLSPALVDELNPGATVRKYMVDQDGWGRVPLTISGRYDRPHLSYNVAVLGQKAREVVTGKLQEKLGEHTGAEAAESLTKPAAELINSALKELLRPTKD; from the coding sequence ATGGGCAACAGAGTTTTAAAGTATCTCAGTATTTTTGCCCTGTTATCTGTGTTCGTTCTGGCTGGGTTGGTCATTGCTGCGCATTTTCTGGTGACTCCCGAACGGATTCGAGATGCGATTGTTCCCGTTTTGGAACAAAAACTGCAACGCAAAGTGCACTTGGCCGGCGTGGATGTCAGCTTGTTTTCCGGGGTGACTCTGAGCCACCTGGCTGTTGTTGATCCTGATAACGAGGAACTGCTTGTCTCTGCCGACAAGGTGGTGCTGCGCTACCAGTTGTGGCCGCTGCTGATGCAACGGGTGGTGATTGATGAAGTGCGCATTGAACACCCGAAACTCAATGTGGAACGGCGTGGAGCCGGGGCGTGGAATCTGACCTTCCTCCCATCACCTTCTGAGCCCACAGCAGACGTTCAGAGCGCTTCACTGGTGCCCTCGGTCGTAGAGGCTGGAATTGATCTGTTGGTTTCCGACCTTTCCATCAGCCAGGGTGAGGTGATTTTTAAAGATTATACGTTTGGCACCACCGCCCATATCTATAAGTTGACCCAGTTTGATTTGCGGCTCGGGAATGTCTCGTTTGACCGGGATTCCAGTATTATTCTGTGGGGTAAATTTAACGGTGCTCCCGTGGATATTGAGGGGACCTTTGCTCTCGGGACAGGTCGTTTTGACCTTGAGTTGGTTACGGACGGTCTGGACCTGATCCCGTTGCAGCCCTATTATCGGCACTATCTTGATGGCCGCCTTGACGGTTTGATTCTTGACGCTGAGTTGCATGTGCATGGCGGGCTCGAGGAGTCTCTGCAGGTGTCCGGCCAAGTGGTGGCGCGCGATCTTGATCTGGTTCTCAACGGCCTGAAATCGTGGCCTCTGCAGGGCCGACAGATTGATTTTGATGTTGATCTTGGCCTTGATGCCGCTCGCCAACGCCTTGACGTGGCGGCTTTGACCATCGATTTGAATGGTATCCAGTTGAAGGCCCGGGGCGCTGTTTCCGAATTGAACGCGCAACCGGTTGTCGCTTTGAACGTGACCACACCTCAATGGTCGCTACGCCGTCTTGTTCAGGAGTTGCCGCGTTCGCTAAGCCGTGATCTGGCCGGATATGATCCCGCCGGGACGGTTGATGGTGAATGGACGTTACAAGGAGTTCTTTCTCAGGGCAAAGGTCTGCTGAAACAGGGACGTCTGGAGCTTTCCTCTGTTCAGCTGTCTGTTGATACTTGGCGCCCCCGTTTTGATGGACAACTCGATCTGACGGATCGCGTTCTGGATGGCCGGGATCTGTCGATCGCACTGGGTGATAATCGTTTGAGTGTCAGCTTGCACAGTGACGATTGGCAACGGACCACGCCCCGTTTCACGGTCCAACTGCGCAGTGACCTGTTTGATGCCACCCCGCAGTCCTCTGGGACCTCGGTGAGGATTGCCGAAACCTCTTCCGGTCCTGGAACCTCCGGGACTGGTGGCTCGGCGGTTTACCGGCAACAACATGAGCCCGGACCTGTTCACCTGCCGATGGCCGTCAGCGGTGATGTGGCCATCGAACAGCTACAATGGAATCAGGTTCGTGTTGATGGCCTGCGTGGTCATTTTGCCCTGGATCATAATGTTCTCAGCGTGGACAGTCTGGTCGGGCGGCTGGCATCAGGAACATTCCGCTGTGATGGTCAGGTGGATCTGGGCCGACAGGGGTTCGTCTATCAGGGCCATGGTGAGGCGCGTGACATCAATCTTGATGCGTTTGTGGCTCAGATTCAGCCGGAGAAACAGGGGACTCTGTTTGGTACCGCCCAGCTGAAAATGGATTTTAAAGGCGCCGGCACACAGTCCTTGCGGATTCAGCAAAATTTGGCCGGCAGTGGCGAATACGCGATTGCCGATGGCCGGATGGAGGGAACCGCTTTGATGAAACAGCTGGCGTCTCTGTTGGTCTTGCCGGAATTCTCCGTATTCAGCTTTAGGCAAGGGGAGGGCACCTTTACTTTGCAGACCGGTGGTCAGCTCGATTATGTCAGCCAATTTTCCGGAAGTCGCTCGCGCCTGAAATCACAGGGAACCGTGCAATTGAACAAGGAAATTGCCAGTACCCTGGACGTCTATTTATCTCCCGCCCTGGTGGATGAATTGAATCCCGGCGCCACAGTCAGAAAATATATGGTGGACCAGGACGGCTGGGGGCGTGTTCCCTTAACGATTTCCGGCCGTTATGATCGGCCGCACTTGAGTTATAATGTGGCGGTACTGGGTCAGAAAGCCCGTGAGGTGGTGACCGGAAAGCTGCAGGAAAAGCTGGGGGAGCACACCGGGGCTGAGGCGGCGGAATCTTTGACCAAGCCCGCTGCCGAATTGATTAACTCTGCGTTGA